One Candidatus Thermoplasmatota archaeon genomic window carries:
- the ligA gene encoding NAD-dependent DNA ligase LigA, giving the protein MKKNDIKKQIEKLREEINYHNYKYYVENNPVISDYEFDVLLKKLEKLEQEHPEFITPDSPTQRVGGEPLKGFSSVTHTIPMISLDNAYSYDELREFDQRVKKIVPTVEYIAEPKIDGLSVALHYKNKMFVQGATRGDGKQGDDITLNLKTIKSIPLRLQGDVLVDVEVRGEVYMPLDGFIRMNKELEKRGEPLFANPRNAAAGSLRQLDPRIVAKRPLDNFMYYLVSANCPVDTQEHALQLLKEAGFRVNPLVEKVQTIDEAIRYCQDLEKKRDTLNYEIDGVVLKVNSFAHQQVLGETIKHPRWAIAFKFSAKQATTKLLDIAIQVGRTGTLTPVAILEPVSVGGVVVSRATLHNFDELKRKDIRIGDTVLVERSGDVIPKVVKSIPEKRTGSEKRRGVPKTCPVCGSPVVHSEDEVAVRCPNKMCPARLKWRIKYYASRDAMDIEHLGESTIDKLIEKGLVDSIADLYRLTKEDIMKLDGFKDKAAQNLLDSIERSKTQSLSRLIYGLGIRHVGKYAAQILANTYHSLDAFAQATKEELSSIFGIGEKTAEAIITFFANDENQELIRKLKEFGIQTKEERSATNLPLQGKRFVFTGGLMSLSRSQASEAVKQLGGIVVSSVGKDVDYVVVGSDPGSKYDKAKKLRITILNEDEFTELIQRKVKSHGMQKRGKQSTLL; this is encoded by the coding sequence ATGAAAAAAAACGATATAAAAAAACAAATCGAAAAACTTCGAGAAGAAATCAACTATCATAACTATAAATATTATGTGGAAAACAATCCAGTTATTTCTGATTACGAGTTTGATGTATTACTAAAAAAATTAGAAAAACTAGAACAAGAACATCCAGAATTTATTACTCCAGATTCACCGACACAACGCGTTGGAGGAGAACCACTCAAAGGGTTTTCGTCAGTTACGCATACTATTCCTATGATATCACTCGATAATGCGTATAGCTACGACGAGCTCAGAGAGTTTGATCAACGAGTTAAAAAGATTGTCCCAACTGTTGAATATATCGCTGAACCAAAAATCGACGGACTGAGCGTTGCATTACACTACAAAAACAAAATGTTTGTTCAAGGTGCAACACGAGGTGATGGAAAACAGGGAGACGATATTACCTTAAATCTCAAAACTATCAAAAGTATTCCACTTCGACTTCAAGGAGATGTTCTGGTCGATGTTGAAGTTCGCGGTGAAGTATATATGCCGCTTGATGGTTTTATCCGAATGAATAAAGAGTTAGAAAAAAGAGGTGAACCCCTATTTGCAAACCCTCGAAATGCAGCAGCTGGATCACTTCGCCAACTTGACCCGCGGATTGTTGCCAAAAGACCTCTTGATAATTTTATGTATTATCTTGTCTCAGCAAACTGCCCTGTTGATACTCAAGAACACGCATTACAACTCTTAAAAGAGGCAGGATTTCGCGTCAATCCGCTAGTTGAAAAAGTTCAAACGATCGACGAAGCAATACGATACTGTCAGGATCTCGAAAAAAAACGAGATACTCTCAATTATGAAATTGATGGCGTGGTTCTAAAAGTAAATTCATTTGCCCATCAACAAGTACTCGGTGAAACAATAAAACATCCACGATGGGCCATTGCGTTTAAATTCTCAGCAAAACAAGCAACAACAAAACTTCTTGACATAGCAATTCAAGTTGGACGCACCGGTACACTCACTCCAGTTGCAATTCTTGAGCCAGTAAGCGTCGGCGGCGTTGTAGTTTCACGAGCAACGCTCCATAATTTCGATGAGTTGAAACGAAAAGATATCAGAATCGGGGATACCGTCCTTGTTGAACGGAGTGGTGATGTAATCCCAAAAGTTGTGAAAAGCATCCCTGAAAAACGTACTGGCTCTGAAAAACGTCGTGGGGTCCCTAAGACATGCCCTGTATGCGGATCTCCTGTTGTTCACTCAGAAGACGAAGTCGCAGTCCGATGTCCAAATAAAATGTGTCCTGCTCGTTTGAAATGGCGAATTAAATATTATGCATCTCGAGATGCGATGGACATTGAACATCTCGGAGAATCAACGATAGATAAACTTATCGAAAAGGGACTTGTCGATTCAATTGCCGATCTGTACCGTTTGACAAAAGAAGATATCATGAAACTTGACGGATTTAAAGATAAAGCAGCACAAAATCTCCTCGATTCAATTGAACGAAGTAAAACACAAAGTTTATCGAGATTGATTTACGGTCTTGGAATTCGCCATGTTGGTAAATACGCTGCACAAATACTTGCAAATACGTATCATTCTCTCGATGCATTTGCACAAGCAACCAAAGAAGAACTCAGTTCGATATTTGGCATTGGTGAGAAAACAGCTGAAGCAATCATCACCTTTTTTGCAAATGATGAAAATCAGGAACTCATCCGTAAGCTGAAAGAATTCGGTATTCAAACGAAAGAAGAACGATCTGCTACCAACCTGCCGTTGCAGGGAAAACGGTTTGTCTTTACCGGTGGCCTGATGTCGCTATCTCGGTCTCAAGCCTCAGAAGCGGTAAAACAGCTTGGCGGCATTGTTGTTTCATCAGTTGGAAAAGATGTCGATTATGTTGTTGTTGGTTCAGATCCAGGATCAAAATATGACAAGGCAAAAAAACTGAGGATTACCATTTTAAATGAAGATGAGTTTACAGAACTTATTCAGAGAAAGGTGAAGAGTCATGGAATGCAAAAAAGAGGAAAACAGAGCACGTTACTGTAA
- the polX gene encoding DNA polymerase/3'-5' exonuclease PolX encodes MKNQMVAETLYTIANLLDIKGENFFKIRAYRIAAQTIEGLDENIEKIAEEKRLTNIPGVGEALAKKILELLTTGNIRYLEKLKKEIPEGLLELLEIPGLGPKKVAALYTKLGITTIADLKKACEHGTLRHLEGFGEITERNILRGISLREQTTGRVLLNVAYVDGMEYLDYLKRNTKIDAVSLAGSVRRMKETIGDLDILVSSKHPEQIMEYFIQFPRVKKVLMKGVTKTSVQLDDLLQVDIRVVPDKSYGAALQYFTGSKEHNVAVRSLASRKGYKLSEYGLFTKKNQKYVAGKNEQDIYQKLELSYIEPELRENRGEVDAAKKHQLPVLVRYDDMQGDFHVHSRWSDGFDDLTTLAQYAQTKGYQFLGSTDHSQSLKIANGLSEEKLKKKLSEIRKLNETFSDFMILYGTECDILPDGTLDYSKKILSEFDFVYIGIHSRFKMTKKEMTQRIISGMETGFADFLAHPTGRMIGKREPFEVDVEKIFDTAKRTDMFLEINAFPDRLDLNDVHIKQAREYGIRFVIGTDAHAVNHLDFMQFGVAQARRGWLEKKDILNAYSFKKIKKILEIP; translated from the coding sequence ATGAAGAACCAGATGGTCGCGGAAACACTGTATACAATTGCAAATCTTCTTGATATCAAAGGTGAAAATTTTTTTAAAATTCGAGCATACAGAATTGCTGCACAAACTATCGAAGGGCTCGATGAAAATATCGAAAAGATCGCCGAAGAAAAACGACTGACAAACATCCCTGGAGTCGGCGAAGCATTGGCAAAAAAAATACTCGAACTTCTCACAACAGGAAATATTCGATATCTTGAGAAATTAAAAAAAGAAATACCTGAAGGACTCCTTGAATTGTTAGAGATCCCTGGTCTTGGTCCTAAGAAAGTTGCAGCACTCTATACAAAACTTGGAATTACAACCATTGCTGATTTAAAGAAAGCGTGTGAACATGGAACACTAAGACACTTAGAGGGGTTTGGTGAAATCACCGAACGAAATATACTGCGAGGTATCAGCTTGAGAGAACAAACAACCGGCCGAGTACTGCTCAATGTTGCCTATGTTGATGGCATGGAATATCTCGACTATCTCAAGCGAAATACAAAAATCGATGCAGTCAGTCTTGCAGGAAGCGTCCGCCGAATGAAGGAAACTATCGGTGACCTTGATATTCTGGTAAGCTCAAAACATCCTGAACAGATCATGGAGTATTTCATCCAGTTTCCCCGAGTCAAGAAAGTACTGATGAAAGGTGTAACCAAAACAAGCGTGCAATTAGATGATCTGCTGCAGGTTGATATCCGGGTTGTACCCGATAAGAGTTATGGTGCTGCTCTCCAGTATTTTACCGGATCAAAAGAACATAATGTTGCTGTTCGAAGTCTTGCAAGTAGGAAAGGCTACAAACTTAGTGAGTATGGACTGTTTACCAAAAAAAATCAAAAGTATGTTGCTGGAAAAAACGAGCAGGATATTTATCAGAAGCTCGAATTGTCATATATTGAGCCAGAGCTTCGTGAAAATCGCGGTGAAGTTGATGCGGCTAAAAAACACCAATTACCTGTTCTTGTACGGTATGATGACATGCAAGGTGATTTTCATGTTCATTCAAGGTGGAGTGATGGATTTGATGATCTGACGACACTCGCACAATACGCTCAGACGAAAGGGTATCAATTTTTAGGAAGTACAGATCATTCCCAGTCGTTGAAAATAGCAAACGGTCTATCTGAAGAAAAACTCAAAAAAAAATTGTCAGAAATACGAAAACTAAATGAGACTTTTTCAGATTTTATGATTCTTTACGGTACCGAATGCGATATACTTCCTGATGGAACTTTGGATTATTCAAAAAAGATCCTCTCTGAATTTGATTTTGTGTATATCGGTATCCATTCCCGCTTTAAAATGACAAAAAAAGAAATGACCCAACGGATCATCTCTGGAATGGAAACAGGATTTGCTGATTTTCTTGCCCATCCAACAGGAAGAATGATTGGGAAACGAGAACCTTTCGAAGTTGACGTTGAAAAAATATTTGACACCGCAAAAAGAACAGATATGTTCTTAGAAATCAATGCATTTCCTGATCGACTTGATCTTAATGATGTACATATCAAGCAAGCAAGAGAATATGGAATTCGATTCGTGATTGGCACAGATGCACATGCAGTTAACCATCTCGATTTCATGCAATTTGGAGTAGCTCAAGCACGCCGTGGTTGGCTTGAAAAAAAAGATATTCTCAATGCCTATTCATTCAAAAAAATAAAAAAAATACTTGAGATACCATGA
- a CDS encoding DUF120 domain-containing protein has product MKPYLLQTLKELGLLGAMRNRVEISSQELAARLDASQQTASRYLLELEKVGMISREFGIKKQLIQITQAGADILADEYALYKQIFDLPNKIVFKGKVVSGLGEGKYYTEQKGYAVQFQNKLQFLPYPGTLNVEIDSVERNKLRLLKNCKGITIDEFKTENRTFGGGICFHAMINDIPGAIILPKRSHYSNILELISKDNLREKLRLLDGDDVTVIIFLEGCEEKL; this is encoded by the coding sequence ATGAAACCATACCTACTTCAAACGCTAAAAGAACTCGGATTGCTTGGAGCTATGCGAAATCGTGTCGAGATCTCTTCACAAGAACTAGCAGCACGATTAGACGCAAGCCAACAAACAGCATCACGATATCTTCTTGAATTAGAAAAAGTAGGAATGATCTCGCGCGAGTTTGGGATTAAAAAACAATTGATACAAATCACCCAAGCCGGTGCCGATATCTTAGCTGATGAGTATGCATTGTATAAACAAATATTTGATCTACCAAATAAGATTGTATTCAAAGGTAAAGTTGTATCTGGTCTTGGTGAAGGAAAATATTACACAGAACAAAAAGGATATGCAGTTCAGTTCCAAAACAAACTTCAGTTTTTGCCCTATCCTGGAACACTCAATGTTGAAATTGATTCTGTCGAGCGTAATAAACTTCGGTTGTTAAAAAACTGCAAAGGTATTACTATTGATGAGTTTAAAACAGAAAACAGAACCTTTGGTGGGGGTATATGTTTTCATGCAATGATCAACGATATACCAGGAGCAATCATTCTACCGAAAAGAAGTCATTATTCAAATATTCTTGAACTCATCTCTAAGGATAACCTTCGCGAGAAATTACGATTACTCGATGGAGATGACGTTACCGTAATCATATTTCTTGAAGGATGCGAAGAAAAACTATGA
- a CDS encoding GTPase: MFRNIPTILSAEQLLDQAIRKTKKIVVADPIRKYKIKKEIIARTDSFVQMIASQLDSYVKNFPSIDRLHPFYQELIHIRINTDKLKKSLGAISWASRTVAQIYSQQQGSLKRTNDLFFLKQKQKEIYGRISSVVKQIDLHLLFVAGAQKIIKDFPELLDVPTIVIAGYPNVGKSSLLRRLSKATPKIAQYPFTTQEIHVGHLDHIVRYQKKTYQIIDTPGLLDRPMNQKNPIEKQAIAALSHLADMIIFIIDPTDTCGYSLDDQKKLLDRIQKMFHDVPLLLIENKSDLRTTSTLPGVLRISCKTNQGIEVLKTNIFKVLEQV; the protein is encoded by the coding sequence ATGTTTCGAAATATTCCAACAATTCTATCTGCAGAGCAACTGCTAGATCAGGCAATTCGGAAAACAAAAAAAATTGTTGTTGCTGATCCAATTCGAAAGTATAAAATCAAAAAGGAGATCATCGCCCGCACTGATTCTTTTGTTCAGATGATTGCGTCACAGTTAGATAGTTATGTGAAGAATTTTCCGTCTATCGATCGTCTTCATCCATTTTATCAAGAACTCATTCATATTCGGATTAATACCGATAAACTAAAAAAGTCTCTTGGCGCGATAAGTTGGGCGAGTCGCACCGTTGCTCAAATCTATTCTCAGCAGCAGGGTTCTTTGAAAAGAACAAATGATCTATTCTTCTTAAAACAAAAACAAAAAGAGATCTATGGACGAATCTCTTCAGTTGTAAAACAAATAGATTTGCATCTTCTCTTTGTTGCAGGCGCACAAAAAATTATAAAAGATTTTCCTGAACTGTTGGATGTTCCGACGATTGTTATTGCAGGGTATCCAAATGTTGGTAAATCATCATTGTTACGTCGATTGTCAAAGGCGACCCCGAAAATCGCTCAGTATCCTTTTACCACGCAGGAAATCCATGTAGGTCATCTTGATCATATTGTACGTTATCAAAAGAAAACGTATCAAATCATTGATACACCAGGTCTTCTTGATCGCCCGATGAATCAGAAGAATCCAATTGAAAAGCAGGCGATTGCCGCGCTTAGTCATCTTGCAGACATGATCATTTTTATAATCGATCCAACAGATACCTGCGGGTATTCTCTGGATGATCAAAAAAAATTACTCGATCGAATTCAAAAAATGTTTCATGATGTTCCACTACTTCTCATTGAAAATAAGTCTGATCTTCGAACAACAAGTACTCTTCCTGGTGTGCTCCGAATTTCCTGTAAGACTAATCAAGGAATTGAAGTTTTAAAGACAAATATCTTTAAAGTATTAGAACAAGTATAA
- a CDS encoding archaellum operon transcriptional activator EarA family protein, giving the protein MLGDNHTADSLELKRPLAIRALRRSNIRKKIAEYLLEINPNYSYTSEIAYHVGASPSNVIGALRGMGTRYKEEESLLNLDLIQEKTGGKNIRLYGITEFGKEIMQTIKTRR; this is encoded by the coding sequence ATGCTTGGAGACAATCATACAGCTGATTCGCTCGAATTAAAACGACCTCTCGCAATTCGAGCATTACGCAGGAGCAATATCCGAAAAAAAATCGCTGAATATCTTTTAGAGATAAATCCTAACTATAGCTACACCTCAGAAATAGCATACCATGTTGGTGCTTCTCCATCAAATGTTATCGGTGCATTACGGGGAATGGGTACACGGTACAAAGAAGAAGAATCACTTTTAAATCTTGATTTGATCCAAGAAAAAACTGGCGGAAAAAATATTCGCCTATATGGTATCACTGAGTTTGGTAAAGAAATTATGCAAACAATCAAAACCCGCCGATAA
- a CDS encoding UPF0147 family protein codes for MSTDTKIDQICDGLTMISEDNSIPRNIRRGAEEVKQILLQKGPPIDLRVATATSRLDELANDPNIPLHGRTLIWNIMSRLEELA; via the coding sequence ATGTCAACTGATACGAAAATAGATCAAATCTGTGATGGACTTACTATGATTAGTGAAGATAACTCAATCCCAAGGAATATTCGGCGGGGTGCAGAAGAAGTTAAACAAATTTTACTGCAGAAAGGACCGCCCATTGATCTCCGTGTAGCTACTGCGACCTCTCGACTTGATGAGTTGGCAAATGATCCAAATATCCCTCTCCATGGCCGTACACTTATTTGGAATATCATGAGTCGATTAGAGGAATTAGCATAA
- a CDS encoding TIM barrel protein, which translates to MIRIGQAGIPLSCKGRTNKDGIVYTHKSLDLNAIEIQFVRGLYVMSDEEAQFIKDYAKENDIEVHVHAPYYINLAGDDEELEMSFEKIMKAAEMAEKIGAKTVIIHPGFYGDENPKKTLKTIIKNSKKIVGMFKKKKMKVRLGLETMGKQKVFGSLDEVIEVCKNVKEVIPIIDLGHIHARGNGCLKEKEDFEQIFTKLKPLRLRHYIIHITGVLHENGNEFYHIPIKKGDMPIAPLVDVILDHNYNVTLISESPLLEHDAVYIRLQVEKAIMKRTGKEQAYYKDLSEVV; encoded by the coding sequence ATGATTCGTATTGGCCAAGCCGGTATACCTCTCTCATGTAAAGGCAGGACAAATAAAGATGGTATTGTTTATACGCATAAAAGCCTTGATCTAAATGCTATCGAAATTCAATTTGTCCGTGGACTATATGTTATGTCTGATGAAGAGGCACAATTTATTAAAGACTATGCAAAAGAAAACGATATTGAAGTGCATGTACATGCACCGTATTACATTAATCTTGCTGGCGATGACGAAGAGCTTGAAATGAGTTTTGAAAAAATCATGAAAGCCGCTGAGATGGCTGAAAAAATAGGTGCAAAAACTGTTATTATTCATCCTGGTTTTTATGGAGATGAAAACCCAAAAAAGACGTTAAAAACAATCATAAAAAATTCGAAGAAAATCGTAGGAATGTTTAAGAAAAAGAAAATGAAAGTTCGTCTTGGTTTAGAAACTATGGGGAAGCAAAAAGTCTTCGGTTCTCTTGATGAAGTTATTGAAGTTTGTAAAAATGTTAAAGAAGTTATTCCAATCATTGATCTCGGCCATATTCATGCTCGTGGTAATGGATGTTTAAAAGAAAAAGAGGATTTTGAACAAATTTTTACAAAATTAAAACCACTCAGATTACGTCATTATATCATTCACATTACAGGAGTTTTACATGAAAATGGTAACGAATTTTATCATATTCCAATAAAAAAAGGAGATATGCCGATCGCACCGTTAGTTGATGTAATTTTAGATCATAATTATAATGTTACCTTAATTTCTGAATCTCCATTGCTTGAACATGATGCTGTGTATATTCGTCTTCAGGTTGAAAAAGCGATCATGAAACGAACTGGGAAAGAACAAGCGTATTATAAGGATCTCTCTGAAGTTGTATGA
- the hxlB gene encoding 6-phospho-3-hexuloisomerase: MNQDAVFHESVRFIEKKIQHILEKISQHEIDSVICLFFKAKRIFVYGAGRSGLVAKAFAIRLVHLGFQTFVIGETIGAPVKKGDLVCIISGSGETIPAVMTAEITKNIGAKLVVFTGNQSSRITKFADISLILSTECNDHERKNFAPLGTLFEASAWILLDGIISELMHKKRETEETMRSRHATLELP, encoded by the coding sequence ATGAATCAGGATGCCGTATTTCATGAATCGGTCAGATTTATTGAAAAGAAAATTCAACATATACTTGAAAAAATTTCACAACATGAGATTGATTCAGTTATCTGTTTATTTTTCAAAGCAAAACGAATTTTTGTTTACGGTGCTGGGCGTTCCGGTTTAGTTGCAAAAGCTTTTGCTATTCGTTTAGTTCATCTTGGTTTTCAAACCTTTGTGATTGGCGAAACAATCGGTGCACCGGTAAAAAAAGGTGATCTGGTTTGTATTATTTCAGGATCTGGAGAGACAATCCCTGCAGTGATGACCGCAGAAATAACGAAAAATATTGGTGCAAAACTTGTTGTTTTTACGGGAAATCAAAGCTCACGTATCACCAAATTTGCCGATATTTCTCTTATTTTGTCAACTGAATGTAATGATCATGAACGAAAGAATTTTGCCCCGTTAGGAACCTTATTCGAAGCGAGTGCATGGATTTTACTTGATGGCATTATCTCTGAATTGATGCATAAAAAGAGAGAAACCGAGGAAACTATGCGTTCTCGACATGCTACTCTAGAACTTCCATGA
- the infB gene encoding translation initiation factor IF-2, translating into MSSVSTYTRQPIVSVLGHVDHGKTSLLDYIRGSTVAAREAGAITQHIGATEVPIDAIYNVCGSLLSNKKFIVPGLLFIDTPGHHAFTTLRSRGGSLADIAVLVIDIQEGFRPQTHESISILRQYKTPFIIAANKIDALSGWQTLEGDAKSRLENQRVPTKSLFDEKLYELIGTMYDKGFKSDLYFNVTDFRKTIPIIPVSAKTGEGIPELLMILVGLAQRFLEADLTTDESGAGKGTVLEVKEDVGLGTTIDAIIYSGRITKDDTIVVGTSTEPKVTKIKALLKPKPLDEIRDPRERFDSVKEVHAACGIKISAPHLDTVIPGAPLRVVRDNLQELIDEIKSQTAVNITLDKQGILVKADAIGSLEAIVKESQEKGIFIRKAEIGNVSKRDIVEVASLTDPLERVIFCFNVKILPEAKEEIGHTDVTILESDVIYTIIENYEIWLEKKKAEIDKARRQDYVHPGMIKFLPEYVFRLSHPAIFGVRVLAGRIKVDMRLMKDDGKIIGSIKGIQSDNKPVQEALQGQEVAISIDGVTIGRQIKGGDILFTDIPEVDAKKLKELEVLTSDEKDVLQKIIDIKRKENKFWGM; encoded by the coding sequence ATGAGTTCCGTTTCAACGTACACCCGACAACCGATAGTCAGTGTTCTTGGTCATGTCGATCATGGCAAGACAAGTTTACTTGATTATATCCGTGGCTCAACAGTTGCAGCTCGTGAGGCTGGTGCAATCACCCAGCATATCGGTGCCACCGAAGTTCCTATTGATGCGATATATAACGTCTGTGGTAGTTTGTTAAGTAATAAGAAGTTTATTGTTCCGGGTTTGTTGTTTATTGATACTCCAGGTCATCATGCATTTACTACTCTGCGATCTCGAGGAGGATCTCTTGCAGATATTGCCGTTCTTGTCATCGATATTCAGGAGGGATTCAGACCACAAACCCATGAATCGATAAGTATACTTCGTCAATACAAAACTCCGTTTATTATTGCAGCAAATAAGATTGATGCGCTTTCAGGTTGGCAAACGTTAGAGGGCGATGCGAAATCTCGTCTGGAAAATCAACGGGTGCCGACAAAATCATTATTTGATGAAAAGCTGTATGAACTCATTGGAACAATGTACGATAAAGGGTTTAAATCAGATTTATATTTTAATGTGACTGATTTTCGAAAAACAATCCCGATCATTCCTGTTTCTGCTAAAACCGGTGAGGGAATTCCAGAGTTACTCATGATCCTCGTTGGTCTTGCTCAGCGTTTTTTAGAAGCAGATCTTACTACCGATGAGAGCGGCGCAGGCAAGGGAACAGTTCTTGAAGTCAAAGAAGATGTTGGTCTTGGAACAACGATTGATGCGATTATTTACAGTGGTCGGATTACAAAAGATGATACTATTGTTGTTGGTACATCGACTGAGCCAAAAGTAACAAAGATTAAAGCGTTGTTGAAACCAAAACCACTTGATGAAATCCGTGATCCTCGTGAACGTTTTGATAGTGTAAAAGAGGTTCATGCTGCTTGTGGTATTAAAATTTCTGCGCCTCATCTTGATACGGTTATTCCTGGTGCTCCACTTCGTGTTGTTCGCGATAATCTGCAGGAGTTGATCGATGAAATAAAAAGTCAGACTGCTGTAAATATTACGTTGGATAAGCAGGGTATTCTTGTCAAAGCTGATGCGATTGGTTCACTTGAAGCTATTGTTAAGGAATCTCAGGAGAAAGGGATTTTCATCCGAAAAGCAGAAATCGGGAATGTATCAAAACGAGATATTGTCGAGGTTGCTTCGCTCACAGATCCGCTGGAACGGGTGATTTTTTGTTTTAATGTCAAGATTCTTCCCGAGGCAAAGGAGGAAATTGGACATACTGATGTAACTATTCTTGAATCTGATGTAATCTATACAATTATTGAGAATTACGAGATATGGCTTGAGAAGAAAAAAGCTGAAATCGACAAGGCACGCAGACAGGATTATGTTCATCCCGGAATGATTAAGTTTCTCCCGGAATATGTTTTTCGATTGAGCCATCCTGCGATTTTTGGGGTTCGTGTTCTCGCTGGTCGAATCAAGGTTGACATGCGGCTGATGAAAGATGATGGAAAAATCATCGGTTCGATTAAAGGAATACAATCGGACAATAAACCAGTTCAAGAAGCGTTGCAAGGTCAGGAGGTTGCAATTTCAATTGATGGGGTCACTATTGGACGGCAAATAAAAGGCGGTGACATTCTTTTTACTGATATCCCTGAGGTTGATGCAAAAAAACTCAAGGAGCTCGAAGTGTTGACTAGTGATGAGAAAGATGTTTTACAAAAAATCATTGATATCAAGAGGAAAGAAAATAAATTTTGGGGTATGTAA
- a CDS encoding small multi-drug export protein yields MNDAEKKKTLKPNNQKRYTLSESGKKHIIQYSFFSILVGIGALVFILIFNQLPPHQQTWYSALSLAYFIPPAGKETVIPLGLSQGIPAHYWAVTLWVFDLLVSIIIITNWWIIELLIKHIPAFPFIGIRRRKPHLYKTHISLKKWYDQLHQKTEAIKARRYGTLLPLALLIFMFIPFQGTGAMSTTIIGTGLGFPSKQTFTIVAIGSLLTILFMILLYTGVIQLI; encoded by the coding sequence ATGAACGACGCAGAAAAAAAGAAAACTCTGAAACCAAACAACCAAAAAAGATATACTCTTTCAGAATCAGGAAAAAAACACATCATTCAATATAGTTTTTTTAGTATCCTTGTTGGAATTGGAGCATTAGTTTTTATTCTTATTTTCAACCAATTGCCTCCTCATCAACAAACATGGTATTCAGCATTATCGCTTGCATACTTCATACCGCCCGCTGGAAAAGAAACAGTGATACCACTTGGATTAAGCCAAGGCATCCCAGCACATTACTGGGCGGTAACACTCTGGGTATTTGATCTTCTTGTCAGTATCATCATCATTACAAACTGGTGGATCATAGAACTTCTCATCAAACATATCCCTGCGTTTCCATTCATTGGAATTCGACGACGCAAACCTCACCTCTACAAAACACATATTTCACTGAAAAAGTGGTATGATCAACTCCATCAAAAAACCGAGGCAATCAAAGCACGAAGATATGGTACGCTTCTCCCACTTGCTTTACTTATTTTTATGTTTATACCATTCCAGGGAACTGGTGCCATGTCAACAACAATCATTGGGACCGGATTGGGATTTCCCAGTAAACAAACCTTTACTATTGTCGCAATCGGTTCATTACTCACAATTCTCTTTATGATCCTGCTCTACACAGGAGTGATACAGCTCATTTAA